One region of Alcanivorax sediminis genomic DNA includes:
- a CDS encoding glucose 1-dehydrogenase: MKNLEGKTALVTGGNSGIGFATAKALAEHGARVMITGRSTDKVYSAAESLSVIGSVADVSDLSAIEKLVSQVKEELGSLDILFVNAGIFAPAPVGQISEEMFDHQMGINFKGAVFTIEKLLPVLNEGASIINLSSINAYTGMPMTAIYAASKAALNSYTRTAATELAPRKIRVNAVNPGPTETAIFGKTGMSQDEISGFAQALQARIPLKRFGQPEEIANLVTFLASDDAAFITGAEINIDGGCNINPLLSS, encoded by the coding sequence ATGAAAAACCTGGAAGGTAAGACAGCACTCGTGACTGGCGGAAACAGTGGCATTGGGTTTGCTACCGCCAAAGCATTGGCAGAGCACGGAGCCCGGGTCATGATCACAGGGCGATCCACTGACAAGGTTTACTCCGCTGCAGAATCCCTCTCAGTTATTGGGTCGGTTGCTGATGTTTCGGATCTTTCCGCCATCGAAAAACTGGTTTCCCAGGTCAAGGAGGAGCTTGGCTCACTGGATATTCTCTTTGTTAATGCCGGCATTTTCGCGCCTGCTCCCGTTGGTCAGATCTCTGAAGAGATGTTTGATCATCAGATGGGCATTAACTTTAAAGGAGCGGTTTTCACCATTGAAAAACTGCTTCCTGTACTCAATGAGGGTGCATCCATTATCAACTTGTCATCAATTAATGCCTATACAGGTATGCCGATGACCGCTATTTATGCCGCCTCTAAAGCAGCACTCAATTCCTATACTCGTACCGCAGCCACAGAGCTTGCTCCGAGAAAAATACGCGTTAATGCTGTCAACCCTGGCCCCACCGAAACAGCCATTTTCGGCAAAACCGGCATGTCCCAGGATGAAATCTCAGGCTTTGCTCAGGCGCTACAGGCTCGCATCCCCCTTAAACGCTTTGGCCAACCCGAAGAAATCGCCAATTTGGTCACATTCCTGGCTTCTGACGATGCAGCATTCATCACAGGAGCCGAAATCAATATTGATGGCGGCTGCAATATTAATCCTCTTCTCAGCAGCTAA